In Paenibacillus sp. BIC5C1, a genomic segment contains:
- a CDS encoding glycogen/starch/alpha-glucan phosphorylase — MFDNKETFKSIFRRNLVSKLGKPLAEATKEDVYHVLGSMIREYAGQDWAASNQGFKQRQDKQVYYFSLEFLIGRLLGNNLLNVNELELVRDSLAELGFSLEEVEEQEADAGLGNGGLGRLAACFLDSLASLGYAGHGCGIRYKYGLFEQKIINGNQVELPDNWLEKGNEWEVRRPDKKVEVQFWGRVEAYEQDGHYQFVTKDAESVVAVPYDVPVIGYGQPHVNTLRLWSAEPKRETSLDTPSNYYGYLDYSRSVESISEFLYPDDSQYEGKLLRLKQQYFMCSAGVQSALRTFNKLELSYDRLPDKVAFHINDTHPTLVIPELMRILIDVKGYGWDEAWDITTRTVSYTNHTTLSEALEKWPVAMISKLLPRIYMIIEEINKRFCGMLLERYPGDQDRIQHMAIVANDQVRMAHLAIVGSHSVNGVAALHTEILKEREMAPFYALYPERFNNKTNGITHRRWLMHANPKLSNLITDTIGSEWVREPGRLNELVRVSDDASFQQQFHSIKRDNKERLAAYILDHTGKTVNPDSIFDVQVKRLHGYKRQLLNILHVMHLYNRLKSDASFDIVPRTFIFGAKAAPSYYFAKKIIKLINTVADTVNRDAAVKDRLQVFFLENYSVSLAEKIIPAADVSEQISTAGKEASGTGNMKFMMNGALTIGTMDGANVEMAEQVGQDNMFIFGLSADEVLEYYRSGSYRPNEIVQQDERIREVVEQLVHPGAFCERDGEFWDIYDSLLAHGDEYFVLRDFAAYADAHASIDSAYRDVSGWTRKAVLNTAHSGIFSSDRTISEYATDIWGIHPVSGHWKG; from the coding sequence TTGTTTGACAACAAGGAAACGTTCAAGAGTATTTTTAGACGCAATCTGGTCAGCAAATTGGGCAAACCATTAGCAGAAGCAACAAAGGAGGATGTCTATCACGTACTTGGAAGCATGATCCGTGAATATGCGGGTCAGGATTGGGCGGCGTCGAATCAGGGGTTTAAGCAGCGCCAGGATAAACAGGTCTATTACTTCTCGCTGGAATTCCTGATTGGACGTCTGCTCGGCAACAACCTGTTAAATGTGAATGAATTGGAACTCGTTCGTGACAGTCTGGCTGAACTGGGTTTTTCTTTGGAAGAAGTGGAAGAACAGGAGGCGGATGCAGGGCTAGGCAACGGAGGTCTGGGAAGACTCGCAGCCTGTTTTCTGGATTCACTGGCTTCCCTCGGCTATGCAGGACATGGATGCGGAATCCGATATAAATATGGCTTGTTTGAGCAAAAAATTATTAACGGCAATCAGGTGGAACTACCCGATAATTGGCTCGAGAAAGGCAATGAATGGGAAGTGCGCCGTCCGGACAAAAAGGTGGAAGTGCAGTTCTGGGGCCGTGTGGAGGCTTATGAACAGGATGGGCATTACCAATTTGTCACCAAGGATGCCGAATCAGTTGTAGCTGTACCATATGATGTGCCTGTAATCGGTTATGGCCAGCCCCATGTAAACACCTTGCGATTATGGAGTGCGGAGCCCAAGCGGGAGACTTCACTCGATACCCCTTCGAACTATTACGGATATCTGGATTACAGCCGTTCGGTAGAATCAATTTCAGAGTTTTTGTATCCGGATGATTCCCAATACGAGGGCAAGCTGCTCCGTCTGAAACAGCAATATTTCATGTGTTCGGCAGGCGTACAGAGTGCTTTGCGTACATTTAACAAGCTTGAGCTTTCGTATGATCGATTGCCGGATAAAGTGGCGTTTCATATCAACGATACGCATCCAACCCTCGTAATTCCCGAACTGATGCGGATTCTGATTGATGTTAAAGGTTATGGATGGGATGAAGCGTGGGATATTACGACTCGCACCGTATCGTATACAAACCATACAACGCTAAGTGAGGCGCTTGAAAAGTGGCCTGTAGCCATGATCAGCAAGCTGCTGCCACGCATTTACATGATTATTGAAGAGATCAACAAACGTTTCTGCGGCATGCTGCTCGAACGTTATCCCGGAGACCAGGATCGTATTCAGCATATGGCGATTGTTGCCAATGATCAGGTGCGGATGGCACATCTGGCGATTGTGGGCAGCCATAGCGTTAACGGTGTTGCGGCATTGCATACCGAAATATTAAAGGAACGGGAAATGGCTCCGTTCTATGCACTCTATCCCGAGCGCTTTAATAATAAAACCAATGGTATTACCCATCGCCGCTGGCTGATGCACGCCAATCCGAAGCTGTCGAATCTGATTACAGATACGATTGGAAGTGAGTGGGTCAGGGAGCCGGGCAGACTGAATGAGCTGGTACGCGTTTCTGATGATGCTTCATTCCAGCAGCAGTTCCATTCCATTAAACGTGATAATAAGGAGCGACTGGCCGCGTACATCCTGGATCATACCGGAAAGACTGTCAATCCGGATTCCATCTTTGATGTACAGGTGAAAAGACTGCATGGGTACAAACGGCAGCTACTGAACATTCTGCATGTTATGCATTTGTATAACCGTCTCAAGAGCGATGCTTCGTTTGATATCGTGCCACGCACGTTCATTTTTGGAGCAAAGGCAGCGCCGAGTTATTATTTTGCCAAGAAAATTATCAAATTGATTAACACGGTAGCAGATACGGTCAATCGTGATGCGGCCGTGAAAGATCGTCTGCAGGTATTTTTCCTGGAGAACTACTCGGTCTCTCTTGCGGAGAAAATCATTCCTGCCGCGGACGTCAGCGAACAAATTTCAACCGCAGGCAAGGAAGCCTCCGGTACGGGGAACATGAAATTTATGATGAACGGTGCGTTAACCATTGGTACCATGGACGGTGCTAATGTCGAGATGGCAGAGCAGGTTGGTCAAGATAATATGTTTATCTTTGGTCTGAGTGCAGACGAGGTGCTTGAATATTACCGCTCCGGCAGTTATCGGCCGAATGAGATTGTACAGCAAGATGAGCGAATTCGTGAGGTCGTGGAGCAGCTGGTACATCCGGGAGCGTTCTGTGAGCGTGATGGTGAATTCTGGGATATCTATGATTCATTGCTGGCCCATGGTGACGAGTACTTTGTGTTGCGTGATTTTGCTGCCTATGCCGATGCACATGCTTCCATTGATTCGGCATACCGCGATGTATCGGGCTGGACACGCAAGGCAGTGCTGAATACAGCTCATTCCGGCATTTTCTCTAGTGATCGCACCATCAGTGAGTATGCGACTGATATCTGGGGCATTCATCCGGTGTCGGGACACTGGAAAGGTTAA
- a CDS encoding type II CAAX endopeptidase family protein, which translates to MSINKDKLQETLDSALRVRPRVGWGVLTYFLYSAVFYAIFLLNGIDYTRVGESERTLLLWYIAPLSGGAMLTITMLTIYGWWRPSLVERRRLSRWTMTLPIIMMVIAIVNMLTGDFTRVTPLMWLYLIFGSIMVGFNEEMINRGQLMVALRSRFGETGVWLLSTAMFAVFHLPNMFLGIGAGALFQVMIAFGLGSIFYLARRSTGSLVASIFLHGFWDMSVFSANGATALPIAGLLAPLLVIAAVITVPIILRREKRRDIAQSVSRPVG; encoded by the coding sequence ATGTCAATTAATAAGGACAAGCTGCAAGAAACTTTGGATTCTGCCCTTCGGGTTCGTCCCCGCGTAGGATGGGGTGTTCTCACATATTTCCTATACAGCGCAGTCTTCTATGCGATCTTCTTGCTTAACGGCATCGACTACACGCGAGTGGGTGAGAGTGAGCGGACCCTTCTTCTCTGGTACATAGCACCGCTGTCCGGCGGTGCCATGCTGACCATCACAATGCTCACAATCTACGGATGGTGGCGTCCTAGCCTGGTTGAAAGGCGGCGTCTTTCTCGATGGACAATGACTCTTCCGATCATCATGATGGTCATCGCGATCGTGAACATGCTGACCGGCGATTTCACCCGTGTCACCCCCCTCATGTGGCTGTATCTCATTTTCGGCAGTATCATGGTGGGCTTCAATGAGGAGATGATCAATCGAGGTCAGTTAATGGTTGCTCTGCGCAGCCGATTTGGCGAAACCGGGGTCTGGCTTCTCTCAACAGCGATGTTCGCAGTCTTCCACCTACCGAACATGTTCTTGGGCATCGGAGCGGGTGCCCTGTTCCAGGTAATGATCGCTTTCGGCCTCGGTTCGATCTTCTACCTCGCCCGACGGTCTACCGGATCGCTCGTGGCCTCCATATTCCTGCACGGGTTCTGGGACATGAGCGTCTTCTCAGCGAATGGCGCAACGGCGTTACCCATCGCTGGTTTACTAGCTCCGTTGTTGGTGATCGCTGCAGTGATCACGGTTCCGATCATTCTTCGTCGTGAAAAGCGGCGCGATATCGCCCAAAGTGTGTCCCGACCAGTCGGCTGA
- a CDS encoding VanZ family protein, protein MALLYVLIMGNLLFVSGRTPGVNYQYNLVPLETIKPLLFEKNRYHTETWVKNLFGNIVLFIPLGIWIPWLFLRCRKILPFTGRVVLLLFAVEIAQLITRVGSFDVDDIILNTVGAWIGYIGFALFIYSQRKPRK, encoded by the coding sequence ATGGCATTGTTATATGTGTTGATTATGGGTAACTTACTCTTTGTCAGCGGGAGAACGCCTGGCGTGAACTATCAATATAATCTGGTACCATTAGAGACAATTAAGCCCCTACTTTTTGAAAAGAACAGATACCATACGGAAACCTGGGTGAAGAATCTGTTCGGGAACATTGTTTTGTTCATCCCGCTTGGGATATGGATTCCCTGGTTATTCCTCAGGTGCCGAAAGATTTTACCATTTACAGGTAGGGTCGTTTTACTTTTGTTTGCTGTTGAGATTGCGCAATTGATTACCCGTGTTGGTTCGTTTGATGTCGATGACATTATTTTGAATACAGTGGGTGCCTGGATTGGATACATTGGGTTTGCCTTATTCATATACTCACAGAGAAAGCCTCGAAAATGA
- a CDS encoding glycoside hydrolase family 13 protein, with translation MVYIVWWKESVVYQVYPNSFKDSDGDGQGDLQGIYDKLDYLTDLGVDVIWICPIYDSPGHDNGYDIRDYYSILRKYGTMEDFDRLLAEAHKRGLKIMMDLVLNHTSDEHAWFAESRSSKVNPKRDYYIWRSGKNGQVPNNWESYFGGSVWKHDPETNEYYLHLYTEHQPDLNWNNPKMAEEMYEMVHWWLQKGVDGFRFDAVAHIAKAEGLPSAHNPDNLPVVPAYQLFSNLEQVHSILNKLNDMILKPYGPMTVGETSGLGPEQALAYVGTDRNELNMVFQFEHMFVDAQSSGIGKWNYRKWKLPELKEIMSRWQTVLHDRGWNANYMGNHDQPRPVSRFGDDGKYRVRSAQMLATWMLTLEGTPYIYQGEEIGMTNVAFPDIEDYRDIETMNYYRQHIGQGRAKHEVMQAIWRKSRDNARTPMQWDDTKHAGFTDGEPWIQVNANYPEINVADAERDPQSILHYYRKLIALRKQHKVLIYGEYELLLPDDPDIYAYTRTLDDEQMLVILNFREHEPEMQWPEGWNDENAKTVISNVSKRYSTDKGEILLQPYEARVYRMQR, from the coding sequence GTGGTCTATATCGTTTGGTGGAAAGAGAGTGTGGTGTACCAAGTCTACCCCAACAGCTTCAAGGATTCCGATGGGGACGGCCAGGGTGACTTGCAGGGGATATATGACAAGCTCGATTATTTGACTGATCTGGGCGTGGATGTAATCTGGATCTGTCCTATTTACGATTCACCTGGTCATGATAACGGATACGATATCCGTGATTATTACTCCATTTTACGTAAGTATGGCACGATGGAGGATTTTGACCGTTTGCTGGCTGAGGCTCACAAGCGTGGTCTCAAAATCATGATGGATCTGGTGCTGAATCATACGTCGGATGAACATGCGTGGTTTGCCGAGTCACGTTCATCGAAAGTGAACCCGAAACGGGATTATTATATTTGGCGTTCAGGCAAAAATGGTCAGGTTCCAAACAACTGGGAGTCCTACTTTGGGGGTTCTGTGTGGAAGCATGATCCGGAGACGAATGAATATTATTTGCATCTCTACACTGAACATCAGCCTGATCTGAATTGGAATAATCCAAAGATGGCAGAAGAGATGTATGAGATGGTGCATTGGTGGTTGCAAAAGGGTGTGGATGGTTTCCGTTTCGATGCGGTGGCGCATATCGCCAAGGCAGAGGGGTTACCCAGCGCGCATAATCCGGATAATCTGCCGGTCGTTCCTGCGTATCAGCTTTTTTCCAACCTCGAGCAGGTACATTCGATTCTGAATAAACTTAACGACATGATCCTGAAGCCTTATGGTCCAATGACTGTTGGGGAGACTTCCGGGCTAGGACCGGAACAGGCGCTGGCCTATGTTGGGACAGATCGGAATGAGCTCAATATGGTGTTCCAGTTTGAGCATATGTTTGTGGACGCTCAATCATCCGGAATCGGCAAATGGAACTATCGGAAGTGGAAGCTGCCCGAGTTGAAAGAAATTATGAGCCGCTGGCAAACCGTCCTGCATGACAGAGGCTGGAATGCCAATTACATGGGCAATCATGACCAGCCGCGTCCAGTATCCCGTTTCGGTGATGATGGAAAGTACAGGGTGCGCTCTGCCCAAATGCTGGCCACATGGATGCTCACCCTGGAAGGTACGCCATACATTTATCAAGGGGAAGAGATTGGCATGACCAATGTTGCGTTCCCTGATATTGAGGATTATCGAGATATTGAAACGATGAATTATTATCGGCAGCATATTGGTCAGGGGCGAGCGAAACATGAAGTCATGCAAGCAATCTGGCGTAAGAGTCGTGATAATGCACGTACACCGATGCAGTGGGATGATACGAAACACGCGGGATTTACCGATGGTGAGCCATGGATTCAGGTGAATGCGAATTATCCTGAGATTAATGTGGCAGATGCCGAACGTGATCCCCAGTCCATTTTGCATTATTACCGTAAACTCATCGCTCTTCGCAAACAACATAAAGTACTCATCTATGGTGAGTATGAGCTGCTTTTGCCGGATGATCCCGATATTTATGCCTATACCCGGACGCTGGATGATGAGCAGATGCTGGTTATTCTGAATTTCCGCGAACATGAGCCTGAGATGCAATGGCCTGAGGGGTGGAACGATGAAAATGCCAAGACTGTCATCAGCAATGTCAGTAAACGATATTCCACCGATAAGGGCGAGATTCTTCTTCAGCCTTATGAAGCACGGGTTTATCGAATGCAGCGATGA
- a CDS encoding metal-dependent hydrolase, with protein MLNITYHGHSSVQLGTEEKSLIIDPFLRGNELAVTKPEDIKTDAVLLTHAHMDHILDAEPIAKANNAKVVAIVELATYMSWKGLDTLGMNMGGTVDLGFAQAKMIQAFHTSGIVLEEEQRIMYAGVPAGYIINIGGKTILHAGDTSLFGDMKMIGDRHDIDVALLPIGGHFTMGPEDALQAAEWFNAKLTIPVHYDTFPVIRQDAEKFVEQLASKGLEGRVLAPGQSLTL; from the coding sequence TTGCTGAATATTACTTACCACGGACACTCCAGTGTACAGCTGGGCACAGAAGAGAAGTCGTTAATCATTGATCCTTTCCTGCGAGGCAATGAACTTGCTGTCACCAAGCCGGAAGACATCAAGACCGATGCCGTTTTACTGACACATGCACATATGGATCACATTTTGGATGCTGAACCGATCGCCAAGGCTAATAATGCCAAGGTGGTTGCGATTGTGGAACTAGCTACATATATGTCATGGAAAGGTCTGGACACCCTTGGCATGAACATGGGCGGAACGGTGGATCTTGGTTTTGCGCAAGCCAAAATGATTCAGGCTTTCCATACATCCGGAATCGTGCTGGAAGAGGAACAACGGATCATGTACGCAGGGGTGCCTGCAGGATACATTATTAATATTGGTGGCAAAACCATTTTGCATGCCGGTGATACCAGTCTGTTCGGTGATATGAAAATGATTGGTGACCGCCATGATATCGACGTAGCACTATTGCCTATTGGTGGGCATTTCACCATGGGACCGGAGGATGCTTTGCAGGCCGCTGAATGGTTTAATGCCAAACTGACGATTCCGGTGCATTATGATACGTTCCCGGTGATTCGTCAGGATGCGGAGAAATTTGTGGAGCAGCTTGCTTCCAAAGGTCTTGAAGGCCGTGTGCTGGCTCCGGGACAATCCCTTACCCTGTAA
- the dctA gene encoding C4-dicarboxylate transporter DctA has product MSFVKSLFFQIIVAVIIGIGVGILWPDLGSLLQPLGTGFIKLIKMIIAPLIFMVIVTGIAKIGDLKSVGRIGFKAILWFEIATTVALILGLGTANLLRPGASMNVDPSTLDASGIEAKTNGSELPHVVDFIMNIIPTSVVDAFAQNALLQVLLVACLFGVALAAMESKAKENVLTLIENVLGILFRIIGYIMKLAPIGAFGAMAYTVGAYGASTLSSFGLLIIACYGAALLFLVMLALSAWWITGLNFLQFVKYTRSEVMLAIGTGSSEVVMPRMMDKLTKAGCDRAVVGLVVPTGYSFNLDGASIYLSLATVFLAQAVGIDLTLGQEITILLVLMLSSKGMAGVPGSAFLALSATAAALNAFPVAAVALLLGADRFMDTMRVFTNLMGNCVAAFVVAKWEGLLDQKRMRAVLSGEISTEELEREELESISSVKLNKMEQGKGMVSTDML; this is encoded by the coding sequence ATGTCATTTGTGAAATCATTGTTTTTTCAAATTATTGTAGCGGTTATCATCGGAATTGGTGTAGGAATTCTGTGGCCTGATCTGGGCAGTCTGCTGCAGCCGCTCGGAACAGGTTTCATCAAGTTGATCAAAATGATCATTGCTCCATTAATCTTTATGGTGATCGTGACAGGCATTGCCAAAATCGGTGATCTGAAATCAGTTGGACGGATTGGATTCAAAGCCATCCTGTGGTTCGAAATCGCTACGACTGTCGCTCTGATCCTTGGACTCGGCACAGCTAATCTACTTCGTCCGGGTGCAAGTATGAACGTGGACCCATCGACGCTTGATGCAAGTGGCATCGAAGCCAAAACCAATGGCTCTGAACTGCCGCATGTCGTCGACTTTATCATGAATATTATTCCAACAAGTGTTGTAGATGCTTTTGCACAAAATGCATTGCTGCAAGTGCTGCTCGTTGCCTGTTTGTTCGGGGTAGCCCTGGCAGCAATGGAAAGCAAGGCAAAGGAGAATGTGCTGACACTGATTGAAAATGTGTTGGGTATCTTGTTCCGCATTATTGGATACATTATGAAACTGGCACCGATTGGAGCATTCGGAGCCATGGCATACACTGTTGGAGCATATGGAGCATCCACGCTGTCCTCCTTCGGTTTGCTGATTATTGCCTGTTACGGAGCAGCGTTATTGTTCCTGGTGATGCTTGCGCTGTCTGCCTGGTGGATTACGGGACTGAACTTTCTGCAATTTGTAAAATATACACGTTCCGAAGTGATGCTGGCGATTGGCACAGGTTCCTCGGAAGTTGTTATGCCTCGCATGATGGACAAGCTGACCAAAGCAGGCTGTGATCGTGCTGTCGTCGGCCTTGTGGTTCCAACAGGGTACTCGTTCAATCTGGACGGAGCCTCGATCTACCTGTCGCTGGCGACGGTTTTTCTGGCCCAGGCGGTTGGCATTGATCTGACACTGGGACAAGAGATTACGATTTTACTAGTGTTAATGCTTAGCTCCAAAGGTATGGCCGGTGTACCCGGCTCCGCATTTCTCGCTTTATCTGCTACAGCAGCAGCCCTGAATGCATTCCCGGTAGCTGCTGTTGCCTTACTGCTCGGTGCGGATCGTTTCATGGACACCATGCGAGTATTCACGAATCTGATGGGCAACTGTGTTGCGGCATTTGTAGTGGCGAAATGGGAAGGACTGTTGGACCAAAAACGCATGCGGGCTGTGCTGTCTGGGGAGATCAGCACCGAAGAGCTCGAGAGAGAAGAACTGGAGTCGATATCCTCAGTGAAGTTGAACAAAATGGAACAGGGAAAGGGTATGGTTTCGACGGACATGTTGTAA
- the treC gene encoding alpha,alpha-phosphotrehalase, protein MSSTNTTSSSWWKTSTVYQVYPKSFNDTTGSGTGDIRGLTEKLDYLQHLGIDIVWLQPVYVSPQHDNGYDVADYYRINPDFGTMEDFDELLKGLKARDMKLMIDIVVNHSSTDHEWFRQSRSSKDNPYRDYYIWKDPAPDGGVPNNWQSKFGGPAWQFDEQTGQYFLTLFDKTQADLNWENEKVRKAVRDMIKFWAEKGVDGFRMDVINLISKDQRFPDDDGSVSPGDGRKFYTDGPRVHEYITEMYEEVFGPHNMVTVGEMSSTTLEHCIKYSNPASREFSMTFNFHHLKVDYPNGQKWELMPYDFEAMKQLFSEWQTGMQAGGGWNALFLNNHDQPRALSRFADDGDYRAESAKMLATTIHGMQGTPYVYQGEEIGMPNPVWNDVSEFRDIESTNMYRLLQEERGKSAEEAFLIVKERSRDNSRTPMQWDGSDNAGFTTGTPWIKVDERYPSIHVAQQMADPNSIYYHYRKLIALRKQVGVLTDGLYERLDDAHPDVFAYARTNGSETLLVVSNFSKRDVKFAFSEAVWNDHIAGKSAELLIGNTEVSPALEQEISLSPYSSYMWLVPQED, encoded by the coding sequence ATGAGTTCAACCAACACAACTTCATCATCGTGGTGGAAAACTTCCACGGTGTATCAGGTATATCCCAAGAGTTTCAACGATACAACTGGATCGGGTACCGGAGATATTCGGGGATTGACCGAAAAGCTGGATTACTTGCAGCATCTCGGTATTGATATCGTGTGGCTGCAGCCCGTATATGTCTCTCCACAGCATGATAACGGTTATGACGTAGCGGACTATTATCGGATTAATCCTGATTTTGGTACGATGGAGGATTTTGACGAACTGCTTAAAGGTCTGAAGGCACGTGACATGAAGCTGATGATCGATATTGTGGTGAATCACTCTTCTACGGATCATGAGTGGTTCCGGCAATCGCGTTCTTCCAAGGATAACCCGTACCGCGATTATTATATTTGGAAAGACCCTGCTCCAGATGGTGGTGTGCCGAATAACTGGCAATCCAAGTTCGGCGGACCTGCATGGCAGTTTGATGAGCAGACAGGACAATATTTCCTGACGCTGTTTGACAAAACACAGGCTGATTTGAACTGGGAGAACGAGAAAGTACGTAAGGCAGTACGGGACATGATCAAGTTCTGGGCGGAGAAGGGCGTAGATGGTTTCCGTATGGACGTCATCAATCTGATCTCCAAGGACCAGCGTTTCCCCGACGATGATGGTAGCGTTTCCCCAGGCGACGGACGTAAGTTCTACACCGATGGACCACGTGTGCATGAGTACATTACAGAGATGTATGAAGAGGTGTTTGGACCACACAATATGGTAACGGTTGGGGAGATGTCCTCGACTACGCTGGAGCACTGTATCAAATATTCAAACCCTGCTTCCAGGGAATTCTCCATGACGTTTAACTTTCACCATCTGAAAGTGGATTATCCGAATGGACAGAAGTGGGAACTGATGCCTTACGATTTTGAAGCGATGAAACAACTGTTTAGTGAGTGGCAGACAGGTATGCAGGCAGGTGGGGGATGGAATGCTTTGTTCTTGAACAACCATGATCAACCGCGGGCGTTGTCCCGTTTTGCTGATGATGGCGATTATCGTGCGGAGAGTGCCAAAATGCTTGCTACGACCATTCATGGCATGCAGGGAACACCTTACGTATACCAAGGCGAAGAGATTGGGATGCCGAATCCGGTCTGGAACGATGTCAGCGAGTTCCGTGATATTGAATCAACCAATATGTACCGACTGCTTCAGGAAGAACGGGGCAAATCCGCCGAGGAAGCATTCCTAATTGTGAAAGAGCGTTCCCGGGACAATTCCCGAACACCGATGCAATGGGATGGAAGCGACAATGCCGGATTTACAACGGGTACACCGTGGATCAAAGTGGATGAACGATATCCGTCGATTCATGTGGCGCAGCAGATGGCTGACCCGAATTCAATCTATTATCACTATCGCAAGCTGATTGCTCTTCGCAAACAGGTTGGTGTGCTGACCGATGGTCTGTATGAACGTTTGGACGATGCACATCCGGATGTATTCGCATACGCGCGGACGAATGGAAGCGAAACGCTGCTAGTGGTATCGAACTTCAGCAAGCGGGACGTAAAATTTGCTTTCTCTGAAGCCGTCTGGAATGACCACATTGCGGGTAAATCAGCAGAACTGCTGATTGGAAACACGGAGGTATCGCCTGCACTCGAGCAAGAAATCTCCCTGAGCCCGTATTCATCCTATATGTGGCTTGTACCGCAAGAGGACTAA